A genomic stretch from Flavobacterium humidisoli includes:
- a CDS encoding SulP family inorganic anion transporter, which produces MKKAFQLFDFSQKVNYKNEILAGLTVAMTMIPESLSFAILAGFPPLVGLYAAFIAGLVTAIFGGRPGMISGGAGATVIVLIALMKSHGIEYVFGAVALGGVVQICIGLFKLGKFIRLVPQPVMFGFVNGLAVVIFMSQLEQFKTMVNGQVCWLQGTPLYIMLGLVALTIAIVLIFPRITKAVPSSLVAIMVVFALVIVFNIETKTVEDIASVQGGFPPFHIPNIPFSFETFKVIFPYSVIVAAVGLTEGLLTLNLVDEITGTRGNSNRECIAQGSSNILNGFFYGMGGCPMIAQTLVNLGAGSRARLSGIIAALTILIIILFGAPVIGKLPMAALVGVMMMVAITTFEWASFKIINKMPKHDIFVGILVALITIVLHNLALAVLIGVIISALVFAWESAKRIRARHFIDENGVKHYEIYGPLFFGSTAAFLEKFDIQNDPDHIIIDFKESRVSDMSAIEALNNLTKKYNQLNKTVELQHLSPDCRQLLKNADAVINVNVIEDPTYKVVS; this is translated from the coding sequence ATGAAAAAAGCATTCCAACTCTTCGATTTTAGCCAGAAAGTCAATTACAAAAACGAAATTTTAGCGGGTTTAACCGTGGCAATGACTATGATTCCAGAATCGTTGTCGTTTGCTATTTTAGCTGGATTTCCGCCATTAGTTGGGTTGTATGCTGCTTTTATTGCGGGATTGGTTACGGCTATTTTTGGAGGAAGACCCGGAATGATTTCAGGCGGTGCAGGGGCAACGGTAATTGTTTTGATTGCCTTAATGAAATCGCATGGAATAGAATATGTTTTTGGCGCAGTCGCATTGGGTGGCGTGGTTCAGATCTGTATCGGACTTTTTAAACTTGGAAAATTTATTCGACTAGTTCCGCAACCTGTTATGTTTGGTTTCGTAAACGGTTTGGCAGTTGTGATTTTTATGTCGCAGCTAGAACAGTTTAAAACCATGGTGAACGGCCAGGTTTGTTGGCTTCAAGGAACTCCGCTTTACATTATGTTAGGTTTGGTAGCTTTGACTATTGCGATTGTTTTGATTTTTCCGAGGATTACAAAAGCGGTTCCATCATCTTTAGTAGCCATTATGGTAGTTTTTGCTTTGGTCATTGTTTTTAACATCGAAACCAAAACAGTAGAAGATATTGCTTCAGTTCAAGGCGGATTTCCACCATTTCATATTCCAAATATTCCATTTTCTTTTGAGACTTTTAAAGTGATATTTCCGTATTCTGTAATTGTCGCCGCAGTTGGTTTAACAGAAGGTTTGCTTACGCTGAATTTAGTTGACGAAATTACAGGAACTAGAGGGAACAGCAATAGAGAATGTATTGCGCAAGGAAGTTCAAACATCTTAAACGGCTTTTTCTACGGAATGGGTGGCTGCCCAATGATTGCACAAACATTAGTAAATCTTGGAGCTGGTTCTAGAGCTAGGCTTTCGGGGATTATTGCAGCCTTAACGATTTTAATTATCATACTTTTTGGAGCGCCCGTAATTGGAAAACTACCCATGGCGGCCTTAGTCGGCGTTATGATGATGGTTGCCATAACAACTTTTGAATGGGCAAGTTTTAAGATTATCAATAAAATGCCAAAACATGATATTTTTGTTGGAATTCTAGTCGCTCTTATTACAATTGTACTGCACAATCTGGCTTTGGCGGTTTTAATTGGCGTAATTATCTCAGCTTTGGTTTTTGCATGGGAAAGTGCAAAGAGAATCCGTGCAAGACATTTTATTGACGAAAACGGAGTAAAACATTACGAAATTTACGGCCCATTATTCTTTGGCTCAACTGCTGCTTTTTTGGAAAAATTTGATATCCAGAACGATCCTGATCATATTATAATTGATTTTAAAGAAAGCCGTGTTTCTGATATGTCGGCAATAGAAGCTTTAAATAATCTGACTAAAAAATACAATCAGTTAAATAAAACAGTAGAGTTGCAGCATTTAAGCCCAGACTGCAGGCAATTACTCAAAAATGCCGATGCGGTTATTAATGTCAATGTTATTGAAGATCCTACGTATAAAGTGGTTAGTTAA
- a CDS encoding helix-turn-helix domain-containing protein, with protein MKLTETLEDFYTVKIKGMPENLKKEIGHFNVFKLDEYVGSTCNPLPYTRKDFYKISLIIGKNKVHYADKIVTIEDQALFFANPQIPYSWEHIDENQTGFFCIFTDAFFSQFGNLKEYPLFQPGGNPVVPVSAALAKSLKTVYLKMFEEINSDYAFKYDVLRNLVFEIIHLALKTQTITASLYSKSNATIRVSSLFLELLERQFPVESISQQINFRSPSEYANQLNVHVNHLNKALKETTGKTTSQIISERIVQEAMILLKQTNWNINEIAWCLGFEELSHFINFFKKNVQVSPKNYRLAEID; from the coding sequence ATGAAACTGACAGAAACTTTAGAAGACTTTTATACAGTAAAAATAAAAGGAATGCCCGAGAATCTTAAAAAAGAAATCGGACATTTTAATGTTTTTAAGCTAGACGAATATGTTGGAAGTACTTGTAATCCATTGCCTTATACTAGGAAAGACTTTTATAAGATAAGTCTAATCATTGGTAAGAACAAAGTGCATTATGCAGATAAAATTGTAACAATTGAAGATCAGGCATTATTCTTTGCAAATCCACAAATTCCATATAGTTGGGAGCATATTGATGAAAATCAAACTGGCTTTTTCTGTATTTTTACAGATGCATTTTTTAGTCAGTTTGGAAATTTAAAAGAATATCCATTATTTCAGCCAGGCGGGAATCCCGTTGTTCCTGTTTCTGCAGCATTAGCAAAATCTCTAAAAACTGTTTATTTAAAAATGTTCGAAGAAATCAATTCTGATTATGCTTTTAAATATGACGTGCTTCGAAATCTGGTTTTTGAAATTATTCATTTAGCATTAAAAACACAAACCATAACTGCTTCATTATATAGTAAATCGAATGCTACAATTCGAGTTTCTTCTTTGTTTTTAGAATTATTAGAAAGACAATTTCCTGTCGAATCCATTTCACAGCAGATTAATTTTCGTTCGCCGTCAGAATATGCCAATCAGCTAAATGTACATGTGAATCATTTAAATAAAGCGTTAAAAGAAACAACAGGAAAAACTACTTCTCAGATCATTTCGGAAAGAATTGTTCAGGAAGCCATGATTCTTTTAAAACAAACCAATTGGAATATTAATGAAATTGCTTGGTGTTTAGGTTTTGAAGAGTTGTCCCACTTTATCAATTTCTTCAAGAAAAACGTCCAGGTTTCTCCTAAAAACTATCGATTAGCAGAAATTGATTGA
- a CDS encoding SDR family NAD(P)-dependent oxidoreductase yields the protein MGNNKVWFITGASKGLGLELAKKLLAEGFKVAATSRNEASLIAALGKTSENFLPLEMDLVDEKSVKDAIEKTVNHFKTIDVLVNNAGYGLLGALEELTDAEARKNYEVNVFGLLNVIRNAMPILRVNQSGYIFNISSVGGYYGEFPGWGIYCSTKFAVAGLTESLAAEIKPFGVHATIVYPGYFRTDFLKDSSLLVPENPIAEYKEVRQSESAHKEDINENQPGDPVKLAEALIKVSQDQNPPLHLFLGEDAFNMANLKIASVQKELEGWKSVSVSTGF from the coding sequence ATGGGAAATAACAAAGTTTGGTTTATCACAGGTGCTTCAAAAGGACTTGGATTAGAGTTAGCTAAAAAATTATTAGCAGAGGGGTTTAAAGTGGCTGCAACGTCAAGAAATGAAGCTTCTTTAATTGCTGCATTAGGAAAAACATCAGAGAATTTTCTTCCTCTTGAAATGGATTTAGTAGATGAAAAAAGCGTTAAAGATGCTATTGAAAAAACTGTAAATCATTTTAAAACAATCGATGTTTTAGTCAACAATGCTGGTTACGGATTGTTAGGAGCTTTAGAAGAATTAACAGATGCAGAAGCTAGAAAAAACTACGAAGTAAATGTTTTCGGATTATTAAATGTAATTAGAAATGCAATGCCTATTCTTCGTGTCAATCAATCGGGTTATATTTTTAATATTTCTTCTGTTGGAGGATATTATGGAGAATTTCCAGGATGGGGAATTTACTGCTCAACTAAGTTTGCGGTTGCTGGTCTAACCGAATCTTTAGCGGCAGAAATTAAGCCTTTTGGGGTTCACGCTACAATTGTCTATCCAGGTTATTTTAGAACCGATTTCTTAAAAGACAGCTCGCTTTTAGTGCCAGAAAATCCAATTGCGGAGTATAAAGAAGTGAGACAATCTGAAAGTGCTCATAAAGAGGATATCAATGAAAATCAGCCAGGAGATCCAGTTAAATTAGCTGAAGCTTTAATTAAAGTAAGTCAGGACCAAAACCCGCCTTTGCATTTATTTTTAGGTGAAGATGCTTTTAATATGGCAAATTTAAAAATAGCAAGTGTTCAGAAAGAATTAGAAGGATGGAAATCGGTTTCGGTTTCGACTGGTTTTTAA
- a CDS encoding ectonucleotide pyrophosphatase/phosphodiesterase, with the protein MRKFTTHLLLLTFIILSSFSNAQSNKDNYVVLISMDGFRWDYGKMYNLPNLKQIEKEGVHAKSMKPSYPSKTFPNHYSIVTGLYPDHHGIINNVFYDASLNQSFSLSSNAKNDSRFYGGNPIWNLAEQQGVKTASFFWPGSDIDKRNPSYFKNYDGKVPYGARIDTVMKWLQLPEKQRPHLVTLYFDEPDHTGHNFGPLSPKTEKTVIKMDSIMGEISRRLDQLPIGKQINLIIVSDHGMANISNDKKVAVLDYLKPEWLGYKDVVNPIMSLQVKPGYQDSIATALKKVPHIKFWKSTEVPKRLHYGTNPRVHDFVIEADKGWSLVSKESTHINGGTHGYDNNEKDMHAIFYAKGPAFKVDKTVKTFQNVSVYPLIAHILGLQIGEIDGKLSDVKSMLR; encoded by the coding sequence ATGAGAAAATTTACTACTCACCTATTACTTTTAACATTCATAATTCTTTCTAGTTTTTCAAACGCTCAAAGTAACAAAGACAATTATGTTGTTTTAATTTCGATGGATGGCTTCCGATGGGATTATGGCAAAATGTATAATCTTCCGAATCTTAAGCAAATTGAAAAAGAAGGCGTTCATGCCAAATCAATGAAACCTTCTTACCCGAGTAAAACTTTTCCAAACCATTATTCGATTGTAACGGGACTTTACCCAGATCATCACGGAATCATCAATAATGTTTTTTATGATGCTTCTTTGAATCAATCTTTTTCATTATCTAGCAATGCTAAAAACGATTCGAGATTTTATGGCGGAAATCCAATTTGGAATTTAGCTGAACAGCAAGGTGTAAAAACCGCTTCTTTCTTTTGGCCAGGCTCTGATATTGACAAAAGAAATCCGAGTTATTTCAAAAATTACGATGGTAAAGTTCCATACGGCGCTAGAATAGATACCGTCATGAAATGGCTCCAACTTCCAGAAAAACAACGTCCACATTTGGTTACTTTATATTTTGACGAACCGGATCATACGGGTCATAATTTTGGTCCGCTTTCGCCAAAAACTGAAAAAACAGTGATCAAAATGGATTCGATTATGGGCGAAATATCTAGAAGATTAGATCAATTGCCGATTGGAAAACAAATTAATTTAATTATCGTTTCAGACCACGGAATGGCCAATATCAGTAACGATAAAAAAGTAGCTGTTTTAGACTATTTAAAACCAGAATGGCTAGGTTATAAGGATGTTGTCAATCCAATTATGAGTTTGCAGGTAAAACCGGGTTATCAAGATTCTATTGCTACAGCTTTGAAAAAAGTGCCACATATCAAATTTTGGAAATCGACTGAAGTCCCAAAAAGACTGCATTACGGAACGAATCCGCGTGTGCATGATTTTGTAATTGAAGCTGATAAAGGTTGGAGTTTAGTCAGCAAAGAAAGTACGCACATCAATGGCGGAACACATGGTTATGATAATAATGAAAAAGACATGCACGCCATTTTTTATGCAAAAGGTCCTGCTTTTAAAGTTGATAAAACAGTAAAAACATTTCAGAATGTTTCAGTTTATCCATTAATTGCTCATATTTTAGGTCTTCAAATTGGCGAAATTGATGGGAAATTAAGCGATGTAAAATCGATGCTTCGCTAA
- the groL gene encoding chaperonin GroEL (60 kDa chaperone family; promotes refolding of misfolded polypeptides especially under stressful conditions; forms two stacked rings of heptamers to form a barrel-shaped 14mer; ends can be capped by GroES; misfolded proteins enter the barrel where they are refolded when GroES binds): MAKDIKFDIEARDGLKRGVDALANAVKVTLGPKGRNVIIGKSFGGPTVTKDGVSVAKEIELKDALENMGAQMVKEVASKTNDLAGDGTTTATVLAQAIVKEGLKNVAAGANPMDLKRGIDKAVETIVADLAKQAKVVGSDSDKIKQIASISANNDEVIGELIATAFAKVGKEGVITVEEAKGTDTFVDVVEGMQFDRGYLSPYFVTNPEKMEVELDSPYILLYDKKVSSLKELLPVLEPVAQSGKPLLIIAEDVDGEALSTLVVNKLRGALKIAAVKAPGFGDRRKAMLEDIAILTGGTVISEERGYTLENTTIEMLGNAKRVSIDKDNTTIVSGAGEADIIKNRVNQIKGQMETTTSDYDKEKLQERLAKLAGGVAVLYVGAASEVEMKEKKDRVDDALHATRAAVEEGIVAGGGVALLRAKLALADLKADNADEATGIQIVSRAVEAPLRTIVENAGLEGSVVVAKVSEGSGDFGYNAKTDEYVDMLTAGIIDPKKVTRVALENAASVSGMILTTECALIDIKEENAGGGMPMGGGMPGMM, encoded by the coding sequence ATGGCAAAAGATATAAAATTTGATATTGAAGCACGTGACGGATTAAAACGTGGTGTTGATGCATTAGCAAATGCTGTAAAAGTAACGCTTGGACCAAAAGGTCGTAACGTAATTATCGGAAAATCATTTGGTGGACCAACTGTTACTAAAGATGGTGTTTCTGTTGCAAAAGAAATCGAATTAAAAGACGCACTAGAAAATATGGGTGCGCAAATGGTAAAAGAAGTAGCTTCTAAAACTAATGATTTAGCTGGAGACGGAACTACAACGGCTACAGTATTGGCTCAGGCTATCGTAAAAGAAGGTCTTAAAAACGTTGCTGCAGGTGCAAATCCTATGGACTTGAAACGTGGTATCGACAAAGCTGTTGAAACTATCGTAGCTGACTTAGCAAAACAAGCTAAAGTTGTTGGAAGTGATTCTGATAAAATCAAACAAATTGCTTCTATCTCTGCTAATAATGATGAAGTTATTGGTGAATTAATCGCTACAGCTTTTGCAAAAGTTGGAAAAGAAGGTGTTATTACTGTTGAAGAAGCTAAAGGAACTGATACTTTCGTTGACGTTGTTGAAGGAATGCAGTTTGACAGAGGATACCTTTCTCCTTACTTCGTTACAAATCCAGAGAAAATGGAAGTTGAATTAGATTCTCCTTACATTTTATTATACGACAAAAAAGTATCTTCTTTAAAAGAATTACTACCAGTTTTAGAGCCAGTTGCTCAATCAGGAAAACCATTATTGATTATTGCTGAAGATGTTGACGGAGAAGCTCTTTCTACATTAGTAGTAAATAAACTAAGAGGTGCACTTAAAATTGCTGCTGTAAAAGCTCCTGGTTTTGGAGACAGAAGAAAAGCAATGTTAGAAGATATCGCAATCTTAACTGGCGGAACTGTAATTTCTGAAGAAAGAGGTTATACGCTAGAAAATACAACTATCGAAATGTTAGGAAACGCAAAAAGAGTTTCTATCGATAAAGATAATACAACTATCGTAAGCGGTGCTGGTGAAGCTGATATCATCAAAAACAGAGTAAACCAAATTAAAGGTCAGATGGAAACTACTACATCTGATTACGATAAAGAAAAATTACAAGAACGTTTAGCTAAACTAGCTGGAGGTGTGGCAGTTCTTTATGTTGGTGCAGCTTCTGAAGTTGAAATGAAAGAGAAAAAAGATAGAGTTGATGACGCTTTACACGCAACTCGCGCTGCTGTTGAAGAAGGAATCGTTGCTGGTGGTGGTGTAGCTTTATTGAGAGCTAAACTTGCTTTAGCTGACTTAAAAGCAGACAACGCTGACGAAGCTACTGGAATCCAAATCGTTTCTCGCGCTGTTGAAGCTCCATTAAGAACTATCGTTGAAAACGCTGGTCTTGAAGGTTCTGTTGTTGTGGCAAAAGTTTCTGAAGGTTCAGGTGATTTTGGATACAATGCAAAAACTGACGAGTATGTAGACATGCTTACTGCTGGAATTATCGATCCTAAGAAAGTAACTCGTGTTGCATTAGAAAATGCTGCATCTGTTTCTGGAATGATCTTGACTACAGAGTGTGCATTAATTGATATTAAAGAAGAAAATGCTGGAGGCGGAATGCCAATGGGAGGCGGAATGCCAGGAATGATGTAA